Proteins encoded within one genomic window of Mycolicibacterium monacense:
- a CDS encoding antitoxin, with the protein MAFLDKVKNWVSKNPDKAGSAIEKAGDLFDQKTKGKYADKVNKAQSAAKDYVHKTNPQQPPAQQPPVNPQNPPLHP; encoded by the coding sequence ATGGCATTCCTCGACAAGGTGAAGAACTGGGTGTCGAAGAACCCCGACAAGGCCGGCAGCGCGATCGAGAAGGCCGGCGACCTCTTCGACCAGAAGACCAAGGGTAAGTACGCCGACAAGGTGAACAAGGCCCAGAGCGCGGCGAAGGACTACGTCCACAAGACCAATCCCCAGCAACCGCCGGCGCAGCAGCCGCCGGTCAACCCGCAGAACCCGCCCCTGCACCCCTGA
- a CDS encoding type II toxin-antitoxin system Rv0910 family toxin — MAKLSVSVDVPLPPEKAWECASDLSRYKEWLSIHRVWRSKLPETLDKGARIDSIVEVMGMPNRVNWTIVHYKPPQAMTLNGDGKGGVKVKLIGKVKPSGDGSTVTFDIHLGGPALFGPIGMVVAGALKSDIRESLDRFKTVFA; from the coding sequence ATGGCGAAGCTGTCCGTCTCAGTCGACGTTCCGCTACCGCCGGAGAAGGCGTGGGAGTGCGCCTCGGACCTGTCGCGGTACAAGGAATGGCTGTCCATCCACCGGGTGTGGCGCTCCAAGCTGCCCGAGACCTTGGACAAGGGCGCGCGCATCGACTCGATCGTCGAGGTGATGGGCATGCCCAACCGGGTGAACTGGACGATCGTCCACTACAAGCCGCCGCAGGCGATGACGCTCAACGGCGACGGTAAGGGCGGGGTGAAGGTCAAGCTGATCGGCAAGGTCAAACCGTCCGGTGACGGGTCGACGGTCACGTTCGACATCCATCTCGGCGGGCCCGCGCTGTTCGGACCGATCGGCATGGTCGTCGCCGGCGCGCTCAAGAGCGACATCCGGGAGTCGCTCGACCGCTTCAAGACCGTCTTCGCCTGA
- a CDS encoding AMP-binding protein, with translation MKSYDAGPTTTPIIEETIGAHLERIVAQHPDTEALVEVYTGRRWTYAELNDEIDLVARGLIGLGVERGERVGIWAPNCAEWTILQYATAKIGAILVNINPAYRTHELAYVLEQSGVRTLIAATGFKSSDYVAMVDEVRARCTRLREVVYLGTDDWAALRRGADAVSVGKLRNCMAELDSRDPVNIQYTSGTTGFPKGATLSHRNIGNNGFFVTELIGLGPTDRLCIPVPFYHCFGMVMGNLGCTTHGATMVIPAPGFDAGLTLAAIEKERCTGVYGVPTMFIAMLGHPDFAGTDLSSLRTGIMAGSVCPVEVMKRCINEMHMTEVAIAYGMTETSPVSCQTLIDDDLDRRTATIGRAHPHVEVKIVDPDTGETVERGEPGEFCTRGYSVMLGYWNDPDKTAQAIDADGWMHTGDLAVMRDDGYCNVVGRIKDMVIRGGENIYPREVEEFLHTHPDIDDAQVIGVPDDKYGEEICAWIRMRPGRPPLTAEAVREFARDKLAHYKIPRYVHVVDEFPMTVTGKVRKVDMRAETVRLLGLGGD, from the coding sequence ATGAAGTCCTACGACGCCGGACCCACCACCACCCCGATCATCGAGGAGACGATCGGGGCGCATCTCGAACGCATCGTGGCGCAGCACCCCGACACCGAGGCGCTCGTCGAGGTGTACACCGGACGGCGCTGGACCTATGCCGAACTGAACGACGAGATCGACCTCGTCGCACGAGGTTTGATCGGACTGGGCGTCGAGCGGGGCGAACGCGTCGGAATCTGGGCGCCCAACTGCGCCGAGTGGACGATCCTGCAGTACGCGACGGCGAAGATCGGCGCGATCCTGGTCAACATCAACCCGGCCTACCGCACCCACGAATTGGCCTATGTACTCGAACAGTCCGGGGTGCGCACGCTGATCGCGGCGACGGGTTTCAAGTCCTCCGACTACGTCGCGATGGTCGACGAGGTGCGCGCCCGCTGTACCCGTCTGCGCGAGGTCGTCTACCTCGGCACCGACGACTGGGCGGCGCTGCGTCGCGGCGCGGACGCCGTATCGGTGGGGAAACTGCGCAACTGTATGGCGGAGTTGGACTCTCGCGATCCCGTCAACATCCAGTACACGTCGGGAACGACCGGCTTCCCCAAGGGTGCGACGCTGTCGCACCGCAACATCGGAAACAACGGGTTCTTCGTCACCGAGCTCATCGGCCTCGGTCCCACCGACCGGTTGTGCATCCCGGTGCCGTTCTACCACTGTTTCGGCATGGTGATGGGCAACCTCGGGTGCACCACCCACGGCGCGACCATGGTGATCCCGGCGCCCGGGTTCGATGCCGGCCTCACCCTGGCCGCGATCGAAAAGGAGAGGTGCACAGGCGTTTACGGGGTGCCGACGATGTTCATCGCGATGCTCGGGCATCCGGACTTTGCCGGCACCGACCTGTCGTCGCTGCGGACCGGCATCATGGCCGGTTCGGTCTGCCCGGTGGAGGTCATGAAACGCTGCATCAACGAGATGCACATGACGGAGGTCGCCATCGCCTACGGCATGACGGAGACCTCCCCGGTGTCGTGCCAGACGTTGATCGACGACGACCTCGACCGGCGCACCGCGACGATCGGTCGGGCCCACCCGCACGTCGAGGTGAAGATCGTCGACCCCGACACCGGCGAGACCGTGGAACGCGGTGAGCCCGGCGAGTTCTGCACCCGCGGCTACTCGGTGATGCTGGGTTATTGGAACGACCCCGACAAGACGGCCCAGGCGATCGACGCCGACGGGTGGATGCACACCGGCGACCTCGCGGTCATGCGCGACGACGGCTACTGCAACGTCGTCGGGCGCATCAAGGACATGGTGATCCGCGGTGGGGAGAACATCTACCCGCGGGAGGTCGAGGAGTTCCTCCACACCCACCCCGACATCGACGACGCCCAGGTGATCGGTGTTCCCGACGACAAGTACGGCGAGGAGATCTGCGCCTGGATCCGGATGAGACCGGGCCGACCGCCGCTGACGGCCGAAGCGGTGCGAGAGTTCGCCCGCGACAAGCTCGCACACTACAAGATCCCGCGCTACGTGCACGTCGTCGACGAGTTCCCGATGACCGTCACGGGCAAGGTCCGCAAGGTCGACATGCGCGCGGAGACCGTGCGGTTGTTGGGGCTCGGCGGCGACTGA
- a CDS encoding HAD-IC family P-type ATPase: MTAGPAVVTAGLTEDEVARRVAAGQSNDVPTRAARTTGEIVRANVFTRINAILGVLFAIVLSTGSLINGAFGLLIVANSAIGIIQELRAKRTLDKLAIVGQAKPLVRRRSGTRALAPSEVVLDDIIELGPGDQIVVDGEVVEDNNLEVDESLLTGEADPIAKDAGDPVMSGSFVVAGSGAYRATKVGREAYAAKLAEEASKFTLVKSELRSGINQILRFITYLLVPAGLLTIYTQLFTTDTGWRRAVLAMVGALVPMVPEGLVLMTSIAFAVGVIRLGRRQCLVNELPAIEGLARVDVVCADKTGTLTENGMRLSELQTLTADHVEDVLASMAADDSRPNASMQAIAEAYPHAPGWTATAVAPFKSATKWSGVSYGAHGNWLIGAPDVLLDPSSPVAEQAEDIGSHGLRVLLVGSSDVPVDDPAAPGTVTPVALVVLEQRVRPDARDTLDYFATQQVSIKVISGDNALSVGAVAGSLGLHGECMDARNLPDTTEELAEEIESHTTFGRVRPDQKRAMVHALQSRGHTVAMTGDGVNDVLALKDADIGVAMGSGSPATRAVAQIVLLDNKFATLPYVVGEGRRVIGNIERVSNLFLTKTVYSVLLAVLVGLAGLASEIFGTDPLLFPFQPIHVTIAAWFTIGIPAFVLSLAPNNERAHTGFVRRVMSSALPSGLVVGTATFTSYLLAYQGRAASETEQTQASTAALITLLVTAIWVLAVVARPYEWWRVALVAVSALAYVVIFSIPWAQELFILDPTNPAITSMALGVGLVGVAAIEALWWGQGRLLGERRRLWHER, translated from the coding sequence ATGACAGCGGGTCCGGCCGTGGTCACCGCCGGGCTGACCGAGGACGAGGTCGCCCGGCGCGTCGCCGCGGGTCAGTCGAACGACGTTCCCACGCGGGCCGCCCGCACCACCGGTGAGATCGTCCGGGCCAACGTCTTCACCCGGATCAACGCCATCCTCGGCGTGCTCTTCGCCATCGTGCTGTCCACCGGATCGCTCATCAACGGCGCGTTCGGCCTGCTGATCGTCGCCAACAGCGCGATCGGCATCATCCAGGAACTGCGGGCCAAACGGACCCTCGACAAGCTGGCCATCGTCGGGCAGGCCAAACCGTTGGTGCGCAGGAGGTCCGGCACGCGGGCACTGGCACCGAGCGAGGTCGTGCTCGACGACATCATCGAATTGGGACCCGGCGACCAGATCGTCGTCGACGGTGAGGTGGTCGAGGACAACAATCTCGAGGTCGACGAGTCGCTGCTCACCGGCGAGGCCGACCCGATCGCCAAAGACGCGGGCGATCCGGTGATGTCAGGCAGTTTCGTGGTCGCCGGATCGGGTGCCTACCGGGCCACCAAGGTGGGGCGCGAAGCCTACGCCGCCAAACTCGCCGAAGAGGCCAGCAAGTTCACGCTGGTGAAATCGGAACTGCGCAGCGGTATCAACCAGATCCTGCGGTTCATCACCTACCTGCTGGTGCCCGCCGGGCTGCTCACCATCTACACCCAGCTGTTCACCACCGACACCGGGTGGCGGCGCGCGGTGCTGGCCATGGTCGGGGCGCTGGTGCCGATGGTGCCCGAAGGGCTGGTGCTGATGACGTCGATCGCGTTCGCGGTGGGCGTGATCCGGCTGGGCCGACGGCAGTGCCTGGTCAACGAACTGCCCGCCATCGAAGGGCTGGCGCGTGTCGACGTGGTGTGTGCCGACAAGACCGGCACGCTCACCGAGAACGGGATGCGGTTGTCGGAGCTGCAGACCCTCACCGCCGATCACGTGGAGGACGTGCTGGCGTCGATGGCGGCCGACGACAGCCGGCCGAACGCGAGCATGCAGGCCATCGCGGAGGCCTACCCGCACGCACCGGGCTGGACCGCGACCGCGGTCGCGCCGTTCAAATCGGCGACCAAGTGGAGCGGGGTGTCCTATGGCGCGCACGGCAACTGGCTGATCGGTGCACCGGACGTGTTGCTCGACCCGTCCTCGCCCGTCGCCGAGCAGGCCGAGGACATCGGATCCCACGGGCTGCGCGTCCTGCTGGTGGGCTCATCCGATGTGCCGGTGGACGATCCGGCCGCGCCGGGCACCGTGACCCCGGTCGCGCTCGTGGTGCTCGAACAACGCGTGCGGCCCGACGCCCGTGACACGCTGGACTACTTCGCTACCCAGCAGGTGTCGATCAAGGTGATCTCCGGCGACAACGCGCTGTCGGTCGGCGCGGTCGCCGGTTCGCTGGGTTTGCACGGTGAGTGCATGGACGCCAGGAACCTGCCCGACACGACCGAGGAACTCGCCGAGGAGATCGAGTCGCACACCACCTTCGGCCGGGTCCGCCCGGACCAGAAGCGCGCGATGGTCCACGCCCTGCAGTCCCGCGGGCACACCGTCGCGATGACGGGCGACGGCGTCAACGACGTGCTCGCGCTCAAGGACGCCGACATCGGCGTCGCGATGGGGTCGGGCAGCCCGGCCACCCGCGCCGTCGCGCAGATCGTGTTGCTGGACAACAAATTCGCCACCCTGCCGTACGTGGTCGGCGAGGGCCGGCGGGTGATCGGCAACATCGAACGCGTCTCGAACCTGTTCCTCACCAAGACCGTCTATTCGGTGCTGCTGGCGGTCCTCGTCGGGTTGGCCGGCCTGGCGTCCGAGATCTTCGGGACCGATCCGCTGCTGTTCCCGTTCCAACCCATCCACGTGACGATCGCCGCCTGGTTCACCATCGGCATCCCGGCCTTCGTGCTGTCGCTGGCGCCGAACAACGAGCGCGCACACACCGGCTTCGTGCGGCGGGTGATGTCCTCGGCGCTGCCGTCCGGTCTGGTGGTGGGAACGGCGACGTTCACGTCGTACCTGCTGGCCTATCAGGGCCGGGCCGCCAGTGAGACCGAACAGACGCAGGCCTCGACCGCGGCGCTCATCACGTTGCTGGTGACGGCCATCTGGGTGCTGGCCGTGGTGGCCCGGCCGTATGAGTGGTGGCGGGTCGCGCTGGTGGCGGTGTCGGCCCTGGCCTACGTGGTGATCTTCTCCATCCCGTGGGCTCAGGAGTTGTTCATCCTCGACCCGACGAACCCGGCGATCACCTCGATGGCGCTGGGCGTGGGATTGGTCGGTGTCGCCGCCATCGAGGCGCTGTGGTGGGGGCAGGGAAGGTTGCTGGGAGAGCGGCGCCGGCTCTGGCATGAGCGGTAG
- a CDS encoding serine hydrolase, translated as MQAVKRRLLPLVALAATLALVAGCDSAPTEEAQSTQPPPATPQSDVPPPLVAAVPLPDNAVDKAVGQLDGMVEELLAKSGIPGMAVAVVHGGKTVYAKGFGVTDVKTGAKVDPDTVFQLASMSKPLGATVVAHQVGRGAIGWDTPIVSKLPWFALSDPAVTQMVTVGDLYSHRSGLPDHAGDLLEDLGYDRRAILERLRALPLAPFRDSYAYTNFGLTAAAEAVATSAGKPWETLSEEVLYRPLGMNSTSSRFADYEKRPDRAVGHIHVDGRYEPLYVRNADAEGPAGGASSSVNDLTKWLAMVLADGKAGGQQLVEPDALLPAVTPQSVSSPASEPAMRTGFYGFGFNVGTSSAARVELSHSGAFELGSGTNFVILPSADVAIVALTNATPAGVPETLTAQFADLVQFGEVREDWYGLYHQAFADMEKPLGSLVGKQPPANPAPPAPLPSYAGVYNNDFWGPAEVTEAGGTLGLRVGPRGEVWPLKHWDGNVFTFSFVSENSPPGSVSEATFDGNRLTLEYFDEEHNGVFFR; from the coding sequence GTGCAGGCTGTGAAACGCCGACTCCTGCCGCTGGTCGCCCTCGCCGCGACACTCGCCCTCGTCGCGGGATGTGACTCCGCGCCGACCGAGGAGGCGCAGTCGACACAGCCGCCACCGGCCACACCTCAGTCCGACGTCCCGCCGCCGCTCGTGGCGGCGGTGCCGCTGCCGGACAACGCCGTGGACAAGGCCGTCGGACAACTCGACGGCATGGTCGAGGAGCTACTGGCCAAGAGCGGAATCCCCGGTATGGCCGTCGCCGTCGTGCACGGTGGGAAAACGGTGTACGCCAAGGGTTTCGGTGTCACTGATGTCAAGACCGGCGCGAAAGTGGATCCGGACACGGTGTTTCAGCTCGCATCGATGTCCAAACCGCTCGGAGCCACCGTCGTCGCCCATCAGGTCGGCCGGGGCGCGATCGGCTGGGACACCCCGATCGTGTCGAAGCTGCCGTGGTTCGCGTTGTCGGACCCCGCGGTCACCCAGATGGTGACCGTCGGCGACCTGTACTCACACCGCTCCGGACTGCCCGATCACGCCGGTGATCTGCTCGAAGACCTCGGCTACGACCGCCGCGCCATCCTCGAGCGGTTGCGTGCACTTCCGCTGGCGCCGTTCCGGGATTCCTACGCCTACACCAACTTCGGGCTCACCGCAGCCGCTGAGGCGGTGGCCACGAGTGCGGGTAAACCGTGGGAGACACTCAGCGAGGAGGTGTTGTACCGGCCGTTGGGGATGAACTCGACCAGCTCACGCTTCGCCGACTACGAGAAGCGGCCCGACCGCGCCGTCGGCCACATCCACGTCGACGGCCGCTACGAACCGCTCTATGTCCGCAATGCCGACGCGGAAGGCCCGGCGGGCGGGGCGAGTTCGTCGGTCAACGACCTCACCAAGTGGCTCGCCATGGTTCTCGCCGACGGCAAGGCCGGCGGTCAGCAGCTCGTCGAACCCGACGCGCTGCTGCCTGCGGTCACACCGCAGAGCGTGTCGAGTCCGGCCAGTGAACCGGCGATGCGCACCGGGTTCTACGGATTCGGCTTCAACGTCGGCACCTCCTCGGCGGCGCGGGTGGAGCTCAGCCACTCGGGGGCCTTCGAACTGGGCTCCGGCACGAACTTCGTCATCCTGCCGTCCGCGGACGTGGCGATCGTCGCCCTCACCAACGCGACCCCGGCCGGAGTGCCCGAAACGCTGACCGCCCAGTTCGCCGACCTCGTGCAGTTCGGCGAGGTGCGAGAGGACTGGTACGGCCTCTACCACCAGGCGTTCGCCGACATGGAGAAGCCGCTCGGCTCGCTCGTCGGCAAGCAGCCGCCGGCGAATCCCGCTCCGCCCGCACCGCTTCCGTCGTACGCGGGGGTCTACAACAACGATTTCTGGGGGCCTGCCGAGGTCACCGAAGCCGGCGGCACACTCGGCCTGCGGGTCGGGCCGCGCGGCGAGGTCTGGCCGCTGAAGCACTGGGACGGCAATGTCTTCACGTTCAGCTTCGTCTCGGAGAACTCGCCGCCGGGGTCGGTCTCGGAAGCCACCTTCGACGGGAACCGGCTGACGCTGGAGTACTTCGACGAGGAACACAACGGGGTGTTCTTCCGATGA
- a CDS encoding acetyl-coenzyme A carboxylase carboxyl transferase subunits beta/alpha — protein MSRIGALQLRDTVLDEGSFRSWDSAPLAVATTDSYRAELAAASEKTGLDEAVLTGEGRVFGRRVAVVACEFDFLAGSIGVAAAERITAAVQRATAERLPLVASPSSGGTRMQEGTVAFLQMVKIAAAVQLHKQAHLPYLVYLRHPTTGGVFASWGSLGHVTAAEPGALIGFLGPRVYEHLYGEPFPAGIQTAENLHRHGVIDGVVPLELLRATLDRALTVLADPPGAPPSAPPAEPPADVPAWTSVEASRRPDRPGVGYLLRHGATDRVLLSGTGRGEAATTLLALARFGGQPAVVLGQQRVLGGPDPIPGRSAPALRVGPAALREARRGMALAAGLHLPLVLVIDTAGPALTVEAEQGGLAGEIARCLADLVTLDTPTVSVLLGQGSGGPALAMVPADRVLAALHGWLAPLPPEGASAIVYRDLDHAAELAAAQGVRSADLLRNGIVDTVVGEHPDAADEPLEFTHRLSATIAAELHALRDVPSQTRLQRRMDRYRRIGLP, from the coding sequence GTGAGCCGGATCGGTGCCCTTCAGCTGCGTGACACCGTCCTGGACGAGGGATCGTTCCGCAGCTGGGACAGCGCGCCGTTGGCGGTGGCCACCACCGACTCCTACCGAGCCGAACTGGCCGCCGCGTCGGAGAAGACCGGCCTCGACGAAGCCGTGCTGACCGGTGAGGGCCGGGTCTTCGGCCGCCGGGTCGCCGTGGTGGCGTGCGAATTCGATTTCCTGGCCGGTTCGATCGGCGTGGCCGCCGCCGAACGCATCACCGCCGCGGTGCAGCGGGCCACGGCCGAACGGCTCCCGCTGGTGGCCTCGCCGTCCTCGGGCGGCACCCGGATGCAGGAGGGCACCGTCGCCTTCCTGCAGATGGTCAAGATCGCCGCCGCGGTGCAACTGCACAAGCAGGCACACCTGCCATACCTCGTCTATCTGCGTCACCCCACTACCGGCGGGGTGTTCGCGTCGTGGGGTTCCCTCGGCCACGTCACCGCGGCCGAACCGGGTGCGCTGATCGGGTTCCTCGGCCCCCGCGTCTACGAACATCTCTACGGCGAACCGTTCCCGGCGGGCATCCAGACCGCGGAGAACCTGCACCGGCACGGGGTGATCGACGGGGTGGTGCCCCTGGAACTCCTGCGCGCGACGCTGGACCGGGCGCTCACCGTCCTCGCCGATCCGCCGGGCGCACCCCCGTCGGCACCGCCGGCCGAGCCGCCGGCGGACGTGCCTGCCTGGACATCGGTCGAGGCGTCGCGGCGGCCGGACCGGCCCGGCGTGGGCTACCTGCTGCGGCACGGCGCCACCGACCGCGTCCTGCTGTCGGGGACCGGCCGGGGTGAGGCGGCGACGACGCTGCTGGCGCTGGCCCGGTTCGGCGGGCAGCCCGCCGTCGTCCTCGGGCAGCAGAGGGTGCTCGGCGGCCCCGATCCAATCCCGGGTCGCTCCGCTCCTGCCCTCCGTGTCGGTCCGGCGGCGCTGCGGGAGGCGCGCCGCGGGATGGCGCTGGCGGCCGGGCTGCACCTGCCGCTGGTGCTCGTCATCGACACCGCGGGACCGGCGCTGACGGTCGAGGCCGAACAGGGCGGACTCGCCGGGGAGATCGCGCGCTGCCTGGCCGACCTGGTCACGCTGGACACGCCGACGGTGTCGGTGCTGCTCGGTCAGGGGTCGGGCGGCCCCGCGCTGGCCATGGTGCCCGCCGACCGCGTGCTGGCCGCGCTGCACGGATGGCTGGCGCCGCTACCGCCCGAAGGCGCGAGCGCCATCGTCTACCGCGACCTCGACCACGCCGCGGAACTGGCCGCCGCGCAAGGCGTTCGGTCGGCGGATCTGCTGCGCAACGGCATCGTCGACACGGTCGTCGGCGAACACCCCGACGCGGCCGACGAACCGCTGGAATTCACGCACCGCCTGTCGGCCACCATCGCCGCCGAACTGCACGCGCTGCGGGATGTGCCCTCGCAGACCCGGCTGCAGCGGCGGATGGACCGCTACCGTCGTATCGGCCTGCCCTGA
- a CDS encoding alpha/beta fold hydrolase has protein sequence MRVETPKRRRFVRFCLWSLALAAIATVVVNLTVAELPPMPAAEGRYISVQGRDIHYVERPGQGMSVVMLHGLPGTSEDFDPLIPKLPGLHLVSIDRPGFGWSRGGWLPYQDQIEVVHAVLNRLELAPAILVGWSFGGSLALGVARRYPEDVARMVLIAPAAGGMRSYTRDLVQARYLQFSQQPVVKSVISRTYGNIATRVSAYFGARGAFAPAPVDPTYQERLLAVSLTPGNLDAFSRDQLEYNATMQWLDDEVAEVRVSSTVIAAEGDQLVPVEHARRLAKTLPHTELITVDGNHMIPYTHPDVVADEIRASAGARAKGS, from the coding sequence ATGCGCGTTGAGACTCCGAAGCGCCGGCGGTTCGTGCGCTTCTGCCTGTGGTCGTTGGCGCTGGCCGCGATCGCGACGGTGGTGGTGAACCTCACCGTGGCCGAACTGCCGCCGATGCCCGCGGCTGAGGGGCGATACATCTCCGTCCAGGGCCGGGACATCCACTACGTCGAACGGCCGGGGCAGGGGATGTCCGTCGTGATGCTTCACGGGCTGCCGGGCACAAGTGAGGACTTCGACCCGCTGATCCCGAAACTGCCGGGGCTGCACCTCGTTTCGATCGACCGGCCCGGGTTCGGCTGGTCTCGGGGTGGCTGGCTGCCGTATCAGGACCAGATCGAGGTGGTCCATGCCGTGCTGAACCGGTTGGAGCTTGCTCCGGCGATCCTCGTCGGCTGGTCCTTCGGCGGCTCACTGGCACTCGGAGTCGCGCGCCGGTATCCCGAGGACGTGGCGAGGATGGTCCTGATCGCGCCGGCGGCAGGTGGCATGCGGTCCTACACCAGGGACCTGGTGCAGGCGCGTTATCTGCAGTTCAGCCAGCAGCCGGTGGTGAAATCGGTGATCAGCCGCACCTACGGCAACATCGCGACGCGGGTGTCGGCGTACTTCGGCGCCCGCGGCGCCTTCGCCCCGGCGCCCGTGGATCCGACCTATCAGGAGCGGCTGCTCGCGGTGTCGCTGACGCCGGGCAACCTCGACGCCTTCTCCCGGGACCAGCTGGAGTACAACGCGACGATGCAGTGGCTCGACGACGAGGTCGCCGAGGTGCGCGTCTCGTCGACCGTGATCGCCGCGGAGGGCGATCAGTTGGTGCCGGTCGAGCACGCCCGACGGCTTGCGAAGACGTTGCCGCACACCGAACTGATCACCGTCGACGGCAACCACATGATCCCGTACACACACCCCGACGTCGTCGCGGACGAGATCCGGGCCTCCGCGGGGGCCCGAGCCAAGGGGTCGTGA
- a CDS encoding MBL fold metallo-hydrolase: protein MLGAALRYGFGTASVLAGGWVLRALQGTPASLGATPAEIHPVARRSGNYREGVFVNLEPADTISMDAEARRMLVRELFLGREKGRPGAPIPVVAPAPVTAEAAGLAAYWHGHSTTVVEVDGYRVLTDPIWSDRCSPSRTVGPQRMHEPPTPLEQLPAVDAVLISHDHYDHLDIDTILGLARTQRAPFVVPLGVGAHLRKWGISDARIVELDWNESHRIGELTLVCTPARHFSGRLFSRNTTLWASWVIAGPKHRVFFGGDTGYTASFSEIGSQHGPFDLTLLPVGAYHPAWPDIHMNPEEAVRAHQDMTDAGGGVLLPIHWGTFRLAPHPWAEPVQRLLAAADPAGVSVVVPKPGQRVERGASPAIEPWWQL from the coding sequence ATGCTGGGTGCGGCGCTGCGGTACGGGTTCGGCACGGCCTCGGTGCTGGCCGGCGGCTGGGTGCTGCGGGCGCTGCAGGGCACACCGGCCTCGCTGGGCGCCACGCCGGCCGAGATCCACCCGGTCGCCCGGCGCTCCGGGAACTACCGCGAGGGTGTGTTCGTCAACCTCGAACCGGCCGACACCATCAGCATGGACGCCGAAGCGCGCCGGATGTTGGTGCGAGAACTGTTCCTCGGGCGTGAGAAGGGCCGACCCGGCGCACCGATCCCGGTGGTGGCGCCGGCGCCGGTCACCGCGGAGGCGGCGGGGCTGGCCGCCTACTGGCACGGGCACTCCACCACGGTGGTCGAGGTCGACGGGTACCGGGTGCTGACCGACCCGATCTGGAGCGACCGCTGCTCGCCGTCGCGCACGGTCGGTCCGCAGCGTATGCACGAACCTCCGACCCCGCTGGAACAGCTGCCCGCCGTGGACGCCGTGCTGATCAGCCACGACCACTACGACCATCTCGACATCGACACCATCCTGGGTCTGGCGCGCACGCAGCGAGCACCGTTCGTCGTGCCGCTCGGGGTGGGCGCGCACCTGCGCAAGTGGGGGATCTCCGATGCGCGCATCGTCGAACTCGACTGGAACGAGAGCCACCGCATCGGCGAGCTGACCCTGGTGTGCACTCCGGCCCGGCACTTCTCGGGCCGGCTGTTCAGCCGCAACACCACGCTGTGGGCGTCCTGGGTGATCGCCGGCCCGAAGCACCGCGTGTTCTTCGGCGGGGACACCGGGTACACCGCGAGCTTCTCCGAGATCGGTTCGCAGCACGGACCTTTCGATCTGACCCTGTTACCCGTCGGCGCCTACCACCCGGCCTGGCCGGACATCCACATGAATCCCGAGGAGGCCGTCCGGGCCCACCAGGACATGACCGACGCGGGCGGCGGTGTGCTGCTCCCGATCCACTGGGGCACGTTCCGGCTGGCGCCCCACCCCTGGGCCGAACCGGTGCAGCGCCTGCTCGCGGCGGCGGATCCGGCCGGGGTGAGCGTCGTGGTGCCCAAGCCGGGCCAGCGTGTGGAGCGTGGCGCGTCACCGGCGATAGAGCCGTGGTGGCAGCTCTGA
- a CDS encoding DUF3072 domain-containing protein, with the protein MSENAGVAPQENPQKDQSQWVTGDEPMTGPQRSYLNTLAQEAGEQIPEDLTKAQASETIDRLQQQTGRGTS; encoded by the coding sequence ATGAGTGAGAACGCAGGCGTCGCGCCGCAGGAGAACCCCCAGAAAGACCAGTCGCAGTGGGTCACCGGTGACGAGCCGATGACCGGCCCGCAGCGGAGCTATCTCAACACCCTGGCCCAGGAGGCGGGGGAGCAGATTCCGGAGGACCTGACCAAGGCGCAGGCATCGGAGACCATCGACCGACTGCAGCAACAGACCGGACGGGGAACGTCATGA
- a CDS encoding enoyl-CoA hydratase: MIGVTRDGQVLTLEMQRPERRNALNSELVDGLREAIEKAATEDVRAIVLTGQGHVFSSGADLSGGQGVADELPDKARALNFAIDKAPFPVIAAINGPAIGAGVILSMICDLRVVAPEAYFQFPVAKYGIALDNWSIRRLTSLVGAGRARGMLLAAERLTAEVALQTGMANRIGALADAQAWAQEIAGFAPLALQHAKRVLNDDGAYEDPWPAHQELFDRAWASQDIIEAQVARIEKRPPRFQGA; encoded by the coding sequence ATGATCGGTGTCACCCGCGACGGCCAGGTACTGACCCTGGAGATGCAGCGGCCCGAGCGCCGCAACGCCCTCAACAGCGAACTGGTCGACGGTCTGCGCGAAGCGATCGAGAAGGCCGCGACCGAGGACGTCCGCGCCATCGTGTTGACCGGGCAGGGGCACGTGTTCAGCTCGGGTGCGGATCTGTCCGGTGGCCAGGGCGTCGCCGACGAGTTGCCCGACAAGGCCAGGGCGCTGAACTTCGCCATCGACAAGGCGCCGTTCCCGGTGATCGCCGCGATCAACGGCCCGGCGATCGGCGCAGGCGTCATCCTCTCGATGATCTGCGATCTGCGCGTCGTCGCGCCTGAGGCGTACTTCCAATTCCCGGTCGCCAAATACGGTATCGCACTTGACAATTGGAGTATCCGGCGGCTGACGTCGCTGGTCGGCGCCGGCCGGGCGCGGGGCATGCTACTGGCCGCCGAACGGCTCACCGCCGAGGTCGCGCTGCAGACCGGGATGGCCAACCGGATCGGCGCACTCGCCGACGCGCAGGCCTGGGCGCAGGAGATCGCCGGTTTCGCGCCGTTGGCGCTGCAACACGCCAAGCGGGTGCTCAACGACGACGGCGCCTACGAGGATCCGTGGCCGGCGCACCAGGAGTTGTTCGACAGGGCGTGGGCCAGCCAGGACATCATCGAGGCACAGGTCGCGCGCATCGAGAAGCGGCCACCGAGGTTCCAGGGGGCCTGA